AAAATATGGAAGTTATAATTCCCAAAACATTGTGACAATTCATTAAAGAATTTCATATTTTTGAAAGGCCATTTTCAATGGTTTAACACAATCCACTGATCACAATTCTGTGgttgatttcagtttttttccagcCAATACTGATTATAGTCATTTTCAATTTCTCTTCAAGGACTATAAtagcattaaaaaatatttttctagccTTCCTACGTATTTATTCATAAGTTGTATCATGAATGAGGTTACGTCctatataataattataattagaGAGTTGACCTTTATCGTAAACACCCCAATGATACTTAAAATAGCTAGGCTGGAACATTCTTCCCCTCTAACACACTAAAGATAGAGAGAGTTGATGTTAGCGGAACCGGGTAGCACATTTGGGGCATTTATAAATTGGAAAAAGATTGGAATTTTAAATTTCTAACACTGATCAGCAGCTGATGTCTCGGTGCACTagttttcagcttttatttgtgCTCTTTAGACAAGGAAGGTAGAATGAAATAACCTATATTGGTCACAGGCATTTTTCCCCATGTCACTAGTAAttgtttggaagaaaaaaaaagtattttaattttgaCATTGTCTTCAGAAACATAACAGAATTGtgtatgtgttttaaataattcttgTAATTCCTTATGGATTATGTATAATTTTTGGATGATTGGGAGAAAATAATGAATTCTGGTGAAACTATCGGCAGGGTGGGGAAAGGGGGCAACACTTTATTTTGCCCCAGGGCTCTACATCCAGCAAAATCTTCCCTGTTAAAGACGGAACCATATTTCCATAatctgttttcaaattttttataaCTAAAGGGGGTTTATCATAGTTTTATTTTCCTACCTCTCAAAGGACTCTATAGTGTAGCTTATAAGCGGTCTACCCAGAAACGGACAGAACTGTTTTGGTGTCTGCAGACCGGTTCTCTCTCCGGTTCCCCCGGCAGGAAGTACCACCGACACCGGGAAGTCCACGCAGGGTCCCGCCCTAAGGTGGTCGCTCTTTTGGGCTTCGCCTGTTAGGAAAACCTGGGGATGAGCGGGCCTGTCCTGTTGACTGTCATCACTCTGCCTATAAACGGGACTGACTTCCATCTGGTCACGGTTAGAGGTGTCAAAGGAGGTTTTTCCAAAAAACTGTTCATTCCAGCCTGATACGCTGGACGTCTGTCTGAGGGAGCGTGGATGCAGAACCGGGGAATATCAGAGCGCTGTGAAGCTAACACTGCAACGGTAGTGCTTCCGCTCAAACGTTTCAAAATAAGACACCTTTCTTTTCAGCTTGAGGGACACCATGAcgaagctaacattagcatagaGGGtacctctttctttctttctttctttctttctttctttattcgTTAATGCATCATTTATAGTACATCATGTGACATGCTTTAGCAAAGGCAAATGCAAAAAAGctattgaaataataaaaaagaatattagAAAACTGATGACAATTTATAATTTCTGAACTGTCTACCCATAATTAATTCAGAAAAGTTAAGACTAGGAAAAATCGTGCtcgtctttattattattttggtcttcaataattaaataaataaagtcattTGCGATTAAAGAGTATGATTAAATGACTATGATTGGAATATTTTGTTACCACAAGTTGCAAACTTGTATTTTTGAGggagagaaataaaacttttctaaaGGCCACTCAAATGTAGTCTTaacaatatattaaaataaatacgaAAGTGTAAAGACGTCAGAACAAGTATCTATTGTCCACCTCAATGTTTCttagattttcttattttttttttgctcaataattcctttttattttttttactttactttacagAGTGTTTGCAAGTATTTCGGAATTTATGTAATGCACCTTAAGAAATTCTAATGAATTGATTATAAAGTGTTGTTTGTATCAACATCCGATGATAGTATATTTCTATTGTCTTTGGGGAAAAAGTACATCTAGTACACTAGAAATaaaaaagtggagcacatcaccccggttctaaagtccctacactggctccctgtagctcagagaatagactttaaaatacttctgttagtctatcaATCACTGAATAACTTAGCAacaaaatacatacatacatacagacttgttgtcagtgtatcaaccatccagacctctcaggtcttcttgctcaaatctactctgcatacccagaaccagaaccaaacatggagaagcagcttttagttcttatgctccactaatatggaataaactcccagaaaactgtaaaagcgccgaaaccctaaggtgcttcaaatcaagattaaaaacctatttgtttagagtggcctttgaatgtgccaTCTacacattattagttacgttttcagtccaattttcctttcattttcttatccaacattctattcttttttttttttttttttacctctgttgtttaattttctgtatcattgtaatgtttttccttatgtacagcgccttgaataccttgttgctgaaaagcgctgtataaataaacttgacttgacttgacatcCTGCTTCAGCTTTTGGATTTCATATATCAGCACATATTAAAAATGATCAATCTCTACCAGATTCTAAAATTACCTAAATCTAATCTTAAGTGTTTCCACAAATAcatgatttaaataaacaaagacaaaccatgaaaaactaagtacaccccatgGTTAAACAGCTCATAGAACCACCTTTGGTAGCAACAACTTCAAGTTGTCTCTTCTGTTTGACCAATCCTCTTCTGTGTGCCCCCACCACAGCTTTTCAGTCAGGTTAAATCAGGCCCATTACAACTCCCTGATTATCCTGATTCATTGTTGTTCAGTCATTTTGCTTCTTTGTGTGAAAACATCTTCTTGGTGACCCAGTATAGACCAAGCTTTGGCTGTGGGCCATATGGCTTCACATTTGACTCTGGAATATTTTGTTAAACAGAGGAGGGCATGGTTGACTCAATGACTGCAAGGCGTAAATTTCTTGTTGGCTGAACAAGAAGCCCATATCATCACCACTCTGTGTCGGGTCTAACAGTTGGTATCAGGTGTTTGTGTCGATATACTGTCTTTGATTTTCATTAAACATGTTGCTGTGCACTATGTCCAAATATCTTTGTCTCCAATGTTCCAGATATtttgtggttcattcagatgcCACTGTGCTGTCATTTTCTTTCTCTAAGCATTCCTGTTCAGTCTTTTTGTAATTATACTgtcacaaactttaatattttacatgctGAGGCAGTTCTGACATGAAGCATTTGGGGTTTCTTTGCCTTTTCAAGGAGTGAACAACCACTCCTGGAAAGATTGGCAACTGTCCTAAATATTTTCCACTTATGAATAATTATAGGAGGATAGATTTCTAGTTGTTTGGACATTATAACCCTTTTCAGACAGACAGGCAACGCCAGTTGCTCGGGCCATTGCAGATGTTTTTCCACCTTGGCATTGTGTCAACACACACTGTATGCTCAAGACCATTAAGCTTTCCAATCGGCTTTGTTCCTGTGTTATAAATAATGACAATGTGAGATTTCTTTGTGTATTTGGTCAACCAATTAAAGACAAGATCATTTTGTATTAAGGGTAAAACCTGGGAACTGAAAGAGGGGCTGCCTTTTTTCATCTGTAATTGTACAATCCCTTTCAAATGGATTTCCAGTTTATACAGCTGTGCTGATGTATTCTAGGCTGTAAGACCTCCTGTCAATATAATGCTTGAAATCTATTAACAATATGAAACAACATGTGATAAAATAGTTGGCTTTATTTAACGAAGTTATAACCAGAGTGACGTTTCTCCAGATGCTAAACAAATGAATTCATCGGGTATGTTACATAACATATATTACATCAAACATCGTATTTCTTACATAGTAAAATCTTATAAACACAGCCATATATCAAAATGTAAGTAGGAATTTTGCATTTGTACAACTATTTACAGTTGACGTTTTAAAGACGTTTAGGTGTTTTCCGCAAGTTAGCTGCAGATCTCCATAAGCACTCAGAATATGCGCAGCCCTTATAGGACAATGTGTTCTAGTAGCTCTCCAGACTGTACAATCCACTTctgttcacatttttaaaacacaaatcttTGACAATCCTTTCTGGAGTCTCCATCTTAGTTAGGAAGCAGCTTTGCTTGAGtcaagtaaaagtcactgaaagaTAATCCACAACCACAACTTCCAAATGTCAAAACAGGAAACCTCCCAAGGCTTTTACAGTCAATCTAAACATCTTGCCGATTTTAGGATTCAGTTTCGTGCCAGTTCTCCCTCAGCCGTGTCTTGCCCAGCCTCTTCTTGCTCTTGGATTTGTGTCTGTGGAGGGGTGATGGCTGCAGCTTGGCTGGATCTTCGAACTTGCCGCCGGACTCGTTGTGCTGCCTTGAGAACCTCTTGCACTTGCAGGAGGTGACCACGGTGATCTTGTACGTTCTTGTGCTGCCATCCTGGCACTGCAGCTGGATGCGCTGAGTGCGGGTTTTGTCATTGACACAGCGCCAGTCATGGGTGATGCTCCGGCGGGCCCAGAATTTCCTGCCACGGGTCCCACCGATCCAGTTCTCCAGCATCTGGGCTGGGAGGCACTCACCTGCGCACACAAGCTCCTTGATGGGGTTGACGCTGGTGCAGTGGCCGTCAGAGATGTATTTTGTGGACCtcagctctctgcagccaatCTGACTCCGATCTGTGGGCGAACAGAGAGGGGTGTGATCATTTTTAAAGTACCCAAACAGTCCTTCTCTAGGATTTCTGTCTCACATTTGCCTAAAACCTGAATGGAAAAAGAGATGTCTCCCTTTACATTGGTTGTGAGTCCATTTGAAGCTTCTGGCAAAGAACATGAAGACAAGCATGCAGAACAATAGCACCTGGAATTTTCTTCCTTCAAAAGTAATTACAgcattgtgacaaaaaaaataaataaaatcaaggatTAGCAAGAGGAATGCTTCTTTGTAGGCAGCTTTTAGTCCTGCAGGCTACGCACACCACCACCCCTCCTCTCCCCTCTGACTGTAACCCAAGACCTGCTCGATTCACACAGCTCCATACACCTCTGTGACAGCACTGGATGAATGGAGAGGCTCTGTCTTCCTATCTCTTGCTTACACCCCTCTCCCCCAACCCCATACATGTCCCCATCCATCAGGGTCTCATACTGGGAGAGCTGCAGGGCAACTACTGGGAAAAAAACTTCATCTGTCTGGACTGCAGCCAGTCAGGTGGGTGCAATGCGCTGCACAAAGGGGACATCTCTGTTTATTAATATGCTAATatacttatttttgtttgtcttttactACCTTCTTATGAATGCATTTAAAGAATATTAAGtagaaaaagaaatattaatacAATTTTTTGTCAATTTCTAGTTACTGTTCATGTTTGCAatgcataattttattttacatttactttaattttaCCACTCATGTCTGATCtacatttacatatttaaacatCTGTTGGGACATTTTAACATCTTTTGCCATATGTTTGAACTATTTGGCATGTTTGTTtgcttgtctttttttgtgCTGCACAAAATGACATGAGAGCTAGtccaaaaataaagtttgattgaTTGACTGTCATCGTATGATATCGGGGAgagatttattttagtttgcaaTACTTTAGTTTTAGGCATACTTTTGACCTTTTAGTCTAACAAGACCATGTTTCTTCCATAGGAATGAAATACCACCAAATAGTTGGTTAGCTCAGAAATACagcaagtttttatttttaacattgatATTACATCTAAATGCCACTGGTTGTTTTAAAGCTTCTGCAAATGTGATTATTTATCTTGAAATACTGTTTTTGAAACGTTTCCAGCATGCCTACATATAAAGCTTATTATATATATAGTGCAGTTCTATGACTGATTTTTGTTGCTTATATTTAAAGGTGTGAAAGTGACGCTAACTCCATGactaaattcaaataaaaaaaaatattttttaagtaaacGTTTGTATTAAAACATGTAGCTGTTTGTAAAACCAGAGACTAGGAACTAATCATTGCTTTTTCAGATGCATAAGGTGGAAAAAACACTGATAGAGCTGTCATGTAGAGAGATGGACATTGTTCAGATTAACTAACATTATTACAGAAAGTATGATAAAGTTTTGCAGTAAAGCAGTCAAGCAGCAGAGCATCCTTCCTGCGGCTGCTCTGCTGCACGACGCATCCTTTCCACTCACCGACTCGCTCATGCGCCGTCGCGCCGCCGCCCTGTCCTCGACCTCCGCTGCGCGCGCGGTTCAGGGACGCGTTGCTCTGCAGCTCCGCAACCGGCGCGGGACTCACGTGTGAGAACATCCGCTCCGTGGCGTCATTTTTCACGGCCTGGCAGCTCCTCAGGAGGATGCAGAGCAGCAAGAGGGAGCGACACGACGCGTGTGCGCGGAGGTGCATGGCTGTGTTTTCGAAACGTTGATAAGCTTGAGCAAAGCAGACATGTGTCCTGATGCTGGATGAGCTGCTGGGTGTGAGGAGACGGGTTTTAAATGCGACCCGTCCCGCCCCTTGCTTTGGTAGCTGCTCAGGTATGTCTTAATGGGGAGGGTCTGATTGGCCGCTAATCGCTTTGCATCATCGCTGGATGCAAACCTCGtccacttgttttattttattttaaaaagcattcaCCCTGTAGGCTATGTTGAAGAAGATGCCTCTGTCTTCCACCCTGAACAATAACATCCTTAGCTGCCTTGGTTGTCCACACCTTTGTTAAAATACCACTTTTTCATAACACTAATGTTTTCCAGAAATAATGTGGCAGTtaacagaaaaagaaggaaaaaaaaagctattaaaTAGATAGAAAGTACCATAACCTgggtgcataattgtaaatacTTAAAAGTTATACTTTTTTGAACCAAGGGTTGAGTCAATTTAAGCTTTCAGTCTTCTTTGGTAGTAGTCTATCAGCATCCCACATCATCACTTGCTAAAGTTCTCCAAATCTGTCAGCCTGTGAGGACATCTCACGTCAATAGCCCTTTTCAGGTGACCCCACAGATTTTGTTCTGGACTCTGGCACGGCCATTTCACAACTTTAAGAATCCCTTCTCATCTTTAGCTTTCACACACCTGAGGGTTTTGAACTAAAACTAACTGGTGTTTATAGCTGTACATAATTTAATCCACCTTCACAGATGACTTACTACCAGTTGAATAAAAGTAACCccagatcatgatgctgcctccaccgcATTGCTGTTTATGTTGCTAATTTAACTCTTGGAATTGAGTTTTTAAGGGACTTTTAGGTAACTTTTACCCTAAAAAATATCAACTTCAGActagaaaatctaaaaaaaataaaataaaaaaagcagacactaatattgtgattttatcatgattaaattatttaagtTAAGCTTTTATAATTTAAAGGTTTCTATGAGTACCAGGAACAGTAGACTACATAATGTTTGGAGATCCgcccattcattttctatatccGCTTAAAGCACATCTATGCATTGAGATCCGTGAACAAAGCAAAAAGGATTCTAGCTGATCAAAAGCGtccatttttactccctttgAACTGTTACCCTCAGGTAGAATGTATCGCCACCCATCCCTTTTCAAAAAATAGGACAAAACAGTCTTTCAAAGGAAAAGCAATTGGTTTGTTAaacaaacatttgcaagaaGACAGGTTTTAAACTTCACTTTATTGTTTAACAGGCAGGGTTAACATTAAAAAACCTTTCATGTGTCTCTTATGATGTGTCTTTTTGAgcttaatttgtatttattgttcTATTTTcttgaagaaataataaatgacTCCATTACTGGGTACTATACACAGAATTTTACAGGATCTTACTATTGATGCTTTCATACTGCCTACTGTTTTAGTTAACCACATAGCTTATGCTGTGTTTTTACTGGGTTTGTTCGGATATCATGGGTTTTATTTTGGCTCTGAGTTCATTTGCCACTTCTTCTTTTTGCGCCTTCATTTTTATACCAACGTGTGACTGTTTGGTAccttcctacttttattttgagCCCGTAAGCCAACCATGTACATAACATAACTATTCAAATGAATGCAGAGAGATCTCAGAGGTTGTTTCAGTTTGGGGGTCATGGCCCCAAGTTCTCTGATGACCAGTGAAGCCAGTGTGGTCTTAGCTTTGTCTCCATTTCCTCATTGAGCCCCTAGCATCCCTGGTACAGTATAATTTCACAAATCTGAAATTGttgtttaacaatttttttgcaTGGTAGTCGGATCCAGTTCAGGTCTGATCAGTtcaaatattttaggtttaGGTCCATTCATTTTGCAATGAAAAGTAATATGTGCATGTCAGCATTATTAACCAGGGGGATTCCCACTTCTCACTGACTAGATAGGCAAATAAGCAATAGAATAATAACACTAATAGTATTAATGTGGCAAATAGAGAAGACGCGCCTGTCTTCTCCTTATGGGCaatgttccatgttgtccatgTAAAAACCATCACTTCTCTTCCTctttatatgttgttttttctagtttttccTTTCTGTTGGAATTAACATAGTTGATGTCTCATACAACACAGCATCTGGTTGGTTAGTCATCATATActtatttctctctttttcttgtttAGACAGTCCTATAACTCTATGTCATACAACAGGCAAAATACAGTGAGCTGGTGGATTGCAAGTTGACTTCACTTCCCTCTGAGCCACAGAGGTTTTAGCAAGCATAATGATCTGGATTAGATtaggtccactgtgttttgatGCTGTATTTAGAGGAGTTAAATGCAGTAATTGTAACATTTCTGATGTGCAACAAGTCATTAAGATCAAACTGTTTTGCTCACAGGACAGCACTTTAAGTAAAGATTTATCTAATCTGGCtaataaaagcaaacaaataaacccttttattaaaaaacaacaagcaaagattttgatatagatcaaaacacatttaaaaactgtcctaaattagattttttttggcaGCTGCTATAACATTAATGTATTTCTTGGAAGAGATTTTTGTTGTCCTATTTAAAGTGATTTTCTTAAAGTCCGCAGCTGAGGTACTGAtgtcataaaaaacaacaaccaaagaacctataaatacTTTAAATTTATTATTTGTCCTTAGTGGGTTCAAGTTGAATGATATTTTAATAGCTTGTTATGTGAATGTTATTCCAAGAAGCTCAATTCCACAACTTTTCTGGTCGTAAAAAAGACACTGTAAAATGCAGTTTAACTAAAAGTACTGTTGTTTTCCTGGAAAAGTTGTTTATTATTTAGAGTATAAACGAAACACAGTAATTACAGCACGACTCTTTCAGTCCATGAGAGTAACCAAATATTTAGGTTATTTGACATCCTGTGGTGGTTTCATGTTGTTGGTTAACCTAAAAGAGCAGTTTATAGAATCTAGAGCCACCTAGTGGTCATGTTTGGATCAACTGAAGTTTAAAGTTAGCAGAGAAATCAACAGATGTTCCTGAAAGACTTTTAATGGAAATTCAGAAGGGTtgaatttagaaaaaagaaCTTGTAGAGCCAAACACTGTTCAGTCTCAGGCTTTAATTTCTCGTTTGCCAGGACAATCCGATTATTACAAACACTGATTGACGTCAAAGGCTCATCTTTGATGGTGTCAGATAGTAAGATACTTTAACCAGTGTTTTACCTGCTCGGTTGTTCAAACACTGAATATTCCCCTCGCAGTAGCCtgcttttttgtctttaaattgAAAGTGAAGAGTCTTTTCTGGTGATCCCATAATCTCTCTTCCAAACCCTTAGTCGCTGTCAATTACATGTCTCAGTATGCAAAGGATCAGACTAACTATCTTTGTTTGTACAAACGAAGATGAAATATCATTACTTTTGTGAGAAACACTCAAAGTTGGCTTGTCTAACTGATAAGAAAAGTGCAGAGACTCAAATTGTTTCTTATTCTGATGAAAGGTCATATGTGAGATCCCCTgcttatttgcttttattgtcaTAGTGTGGTTTGCAGAAACCAAATGATTCAAAAGACAGATTTTTCTGTGACTGAAATACTAACATATAGCACACAGTGAGTAAGAAAGTTTAAATTTACATCCAAGCTTTAGTTTGCCAAAAGAAAAGTTGTATTGCACCCAGAGCCCTGCTGAAGGGAAAGAGGAAAGTTGGAATCATCTGAGGACTGTTGCACAAAAAAGGATAAAGGACAGAAGAGTAAAGGGGTTACAGGAAGGATGGAAAATGATGCCAAAATACAGAAAGAAGCTGACAGACTGGTAAAACATTAAAGGACAAAAGCAGTTCCAGTGAAGTATGTGaggaaatgaagaagaaaaaaagacaggaagaaaataatttaataaaagtgATCAAAGGAAGGTACcagttacaaaataaaagtagtaataataaaatgtgGGAAAATGAAAAGGAGAATAACCAGAAggtataaaaataaagagaacaatAAAGACCGTTGAGCTGTAATTGGCCACTTCCTAAGTCTTAGTTCCAATGACAATATTACTTCAGAATAGTTTTACTTAATATAGATCAAAAGGTCTTTCTCAACTTTGACCTGAAGCACAGACTGTGTGCCTGAAAAGAAGCTGTTTTACTGGGGAAAAGAACAAATTCTACCTGCAGGGTAGGTTCTGtcgatggatgaacggatgcatACATACATGCTAATTTCAGCACTATTCATCAGTCTACATATTGTCCGGTCTGCACAGTAGTGCAGTTGGTCTCACCGTTGCCTTGTAGTATTTCTGCATGCGTGGGCTCTTCCCGGatgcaaaaacatgactgttaggttaatacGTTTCTCTGCATAGTTCGCtatcctgtgtgtgtttgtgttgccctgGCAACCTGTTAAGGCTGTTCCTCATCCAATGACCGCCGGAGATATGCACCAGACCCAGCATGgacaagtgggtatagaaaatagatggCTACATATTGTCCCTCTCATCCTTATGTCATTCTtaggttcgttcgttcgtcgtcttccgcttatccaggaccgggtcacgggggcagcagactcagcagagacgcccagacgtccctctctccagacacctcctccagttcctccagggggagcccaatgcgttcccaggccagccgagagacatagtccctccagcgtgtcctgggccgtcccctgggcctcctcccggtgggacgtgcctggaacacctcccgaggaaggcgtccaggaggcatccggtatagatgcccgagccacctcaactagctcctctcgatgtggaggagcagcggctctactccgagctcctcccggatggccgagctcctcaccctatctctaagggagtgcccggccaccctacggaggaagctcatttcagccgcttgtatccgggatctcgttctttcggtcatgacccaaagttcatggtcataggtgagggtaggaacgtagaccgaccagtaaattgagagctttgcttttcggctcagctctctcttcaccacaatggaccggcacatcgcccccattactgtggcagccgcaccaatccgtctgtcgatctcccgctccattcttccctcactcgtgaacaagaccccgagatacttaaactcctccacttgaggcaggaactcccctccaacctgaagaggacaagccacccttttccggtcgagtaccatggcctcggacttggaggagctgatcctcatcccagccgcttcacactcggctgcgaaccgccacagcgcatgctgtaggccttggctagagggggccagcaggaccacgtcaaccgcaaaaagaagagacgaaatccactggtccccaaaccagaccccctccggcccttggctgcgtctagaaatcctgtccataaaagagaagagttcggtgaggccatggagaaggactaccggttggcctcgaagcgattctggcaaaccgtccggtgcctcaggagggggaagcagtgctttgccaacactgtttatagtgggggcgggagactgctgacctcgactgaggacattatcgggcggtggaaggagtacttcgaggatctcctcaatcctgccatcacgcattcc
This genomic stretch from Girardinichthys multiradiatus isolate DD_20200921_A chromosome 3, DD_fGirMul_XY1, whole genome shotgun sequence harbors:
- the sostdc1a gene encoding sclerostin domain-containing protein 1a — translated: MHLRAHASCRSLLLLCILLRSCQAVKNDATERMFSHVSPAPVAELQSNASLNRARSGGRGQGGGATAHERVDRSQIGCRELRSTKYISDGHCTSVNPIKELVCAGECLPAQMLENWIGGTRGRKFWARRSITHDWRCVNDKTRTQRIQLQCQDGSTRTYKITVVTSCKCKRFSRQHNESGGKFEDPAKLQPSPLHRHKSKSKKRLGKTRLRENWHETES